A DNA window from Desulfovulcanus ferrireducens contains the following coding sequences:
- a CDS encoding YeeE/YedE thiosulfate transporter family protein encodes MDILLAIILGTLFGFVLHRIGAANPQNIINMLRLKDFHLMKTIIWGISLSSALLFLGLTLGIIDPTHLSVKSSYWGVIIGGGILGLGFAIAGYCPGTGLAGLGDGRKDARYFVVGGLFGAFVYMLVFAGLKNTFLMQKIAGGKATLAATGNPSFISLIESVPGVIVALAISLIFFIFAWKLPNKTDNDS; translated from the coding sequence ATGGATATATTACTTGCAATAATACTTGGTACACTATTTGGTTTTGTACTACATCGAATTGGTGCAGCCAACCCACAAAATATCATTAATATGCTGAGGTTGAAAGATTTTCATCTAATGAAAACAATTATATGGGGCATCTCGCTCAGCAGTGCTCTCCTTTTTTTGGGACTAACACTCGGTATCATTGATCCCACTCACCTGTCAGTTAAGTCCAGCTACTGGGGCGTCATAATTGGCGGTGGTATTCTTGGTCTTGGTTTTGCGATCGCTGGGTATTGCCCTGGTACCGGCCTTGCTGGTTTAGGGGATGGAAGAAAGGACGCAAGGTACTTTGTAGTCGGAGGACTATTCGGAGCCTTTGTTTATATGCTCGTTTTCGCAGGATTAAAAAACACTTTTTTAATGCAAAAAATAGCAGGAGGGAAAGCAACGCTTGCTGCGACAGGTAACCCGTCATTCATATCGTTAATTGAAAGTGTTCCAGGAGTAATTGTTGCTCTGGCTATTTCACTAATATTTTTTATATTTGCGTGGAAACTTCCTAATAAAACGGACAATGATAGCTAA
- a CDS encoding YeeE/YedE thiosulfate transporter family protein — protein MSGQLNWFRGGIALALVFLVAVWLVKPIGVSTQFVIFDGIIWNLFSDDLVQVNPKTKTGYSSTNAYLNKSGGKYAKNIANPLNYSYIFVFGIILGSFLSAKTKGPKATEKDRQAPEVWRQRFGSCIYKRYLVSFIGGFLVLFGARLAGGCTSGHMMSGMMQTSLSGYLFTLGAFATAIPLAILMYGRK, from the coding sequence ATGTCTGGACAATTAAATTGGTTTCGAGGAGGAATTGCACTTGCCCTAGTGTTTCTAGTCGCAGTGTGGCTAGTAAAACCAATTGGAGTATCAACGCAATTCGTTATCTTTGATGGCATCATATGGAATTTATTTTCCGATGATCTTGTTCAAGTAAATCCCAAAACCAAGACTGGTTACTCAAGTACCAACGCATATTTGAATAAAAGCGGAGGAAAGTATGCGAAGAATATAGCCAATCCACTTAACTATAGCTATATTTTTGTATTTGGTATAATTCTAGGCTCTTTTCTTTCGGCTAAAACCAAGGGGCCTAAAGCAACCGAAAAGGATCGGCAGGCGCCTGAAGTTTGGCGCCAGAGATTTGGTTCATGTATTTATAAACGTTACTTGGTTTCTTTTATCGGTGGATTTCTAGTTTTATTTGGAGCAAGGTTGGCAGGGGGCTGTACCAGTGGACATATGATGAGCGGGATGATGCAGACTTCCTTGAGCGGTTATCTTTTCACGTTAGGCGCTTTCGCAACAGCAATTCCACTGGCAATCTTAATGTATGGCCGCAAATAA